One Nicotiana sylvestris chromosome 12, ASM39365v2, whole genome shotgun sequence genomic window carries:
- the LOC104218767 gene encoding large ribosomal subunit protein eL21x/eL21w: MPAGHGLRSRTRDSFSRAFRKKGTIPLSTYLRTFKIGDYVDVKVNGAIHKGMPHKFYHGRTGRIWNVTKRAVGVEVNKQVRNKILRKRIHVRIEHVQLSRCTEEVKERIKRNDQLKAEAKARGEVISTKRQPLGPKPGFMVEGATLETVTPIPYDVVNDLKGGY; this comes from the exons ATGCCGGCCGGTCATGGATTGAGGTCGCGTACGAGAGATTCATTCTCTCGTGCATTCAGAAAGAAGGGTACCATCCCACTTTCAACCTACTTGAGGACATTCAAAATCGGGGACTATGTTGATGTCAAAGTTAACGGTGCTATTCACAAGGGAATGCCTCACAAGTTCTATCATGGTCGTACTGGCCGTATCTGGAACGTCACCAAACGCGCCGTCGGTGTCGAAGTTAACAAGCAG GTTCGTAACAAAATCTTAAGAAAGAGAATCCATGTGAGGATTGAACATGTTCAGCTATCCCGATGCACTGAAGAAGTCAAAGAAAGGATTAAGAGGAATGACCAGCTAAAGGCTGAGGCCAAGGCTAGAGGAGAAGTTATCAGCACGAAAAGGCAACCCCTGGGACCCAAACCAGGTTTCATGGTTGAAGGTGCTACATTGGAGACTGTTACCCCCATACCATATGATGTGGTTAACGATTTGAAGGGAGGCTATTGA